caaatacatttaaactcagtttttcacaattcctgacatttaatcctgtaaaaaatccctgtcttaggtcagttaggatcaccacgttattttaagattgtgaaatgtcagaataatagtagagaattatttcagcttttatttctttcatcacattcccagtgggtcagaagtttacatacactcaattagtatttggtagcattgcctttaaatagtttaacttgggtcaaatgtttcaggtagccttccataagcttcccacaataaattgggggaattttggcccattcctcctgacagagctggtgtaactgagtcaggtttgtaggcctccttgctcgcacacgctttttcagttctgcccacaaatgttctataggattgaggtcagggtttagtgatggccactccaacaccttgactttgttgtccttaagccatttttccacaactttggaagtatgcttggggtcattgtccatttggaagacccatttgcgaccaagctttaacttccatactgatgtcttgagatgttgcttcaatatatacacataattttcctttcctcatgatgccatctattttgtgaagtgcaccagtccctcctgcagcaaagcacccccacaacatgatgctgccacccctgtgcttcacggttgggatggtgttcttcggcttgcaagcatccctctttttcctccaaacataacgatggtcattatggccaaacagttctatttttgtttcatcagaccagaggacatttctccaaaaagtacaatctttgtccccatgtacagttgcaaaccgtagtctggcttttttatggcggttttggagcaatggcttcttccttgatgagcggcctttcaggttatgtcgatattggactcgttttactgtggatatagatacatgtgtacctgtttcctccagcatcttcacaaggtcctttgctgttttctgGGATTATTtctcacttttcacaccaaagtacgtttatctttcggagacagaacgcgtctccttcctgagcagtatgacggctgcgtggtcccatggtgtctaCATGCATACTATtgttgtatagatgaacgtggtaccttcaggcgtttgtaaattgctcccaaggatgaaccagacttggctgacttcttttgattttcccatgatgccaagcaacgaggcactgagtttgaaggtaggtcttgaaatacatccacaggtacacctccaattgactcaaattatgtaaattagcctatcagaagcttctaaagccatgacataattttctggaattttccaagctgtttaaaggcacagtcaacttattgtatgtaaacttctgacccactggaattgtgatgcagtggattataagtgaaataatctgtctgtaaacaattgttggaaaaattacttgtgtcatgcataaagatgtcctaactgacttgccaaaactatagtttgttaaggataaatttgtggagtgtttgaaaaacgagttttaatgactccaacctaagtaagtgaatgtaaacttccgacttcaactgtagccctGATCCTAGCTCCTGTGACCTCCTTCGTCCTTACAGGGCACTCCGAGAACATGATTCCCATCACAATTACAGCAATATGCTTTATCTGACACTTCAACTACAACACATTTATTGCTTTCGACAAACACTTGCCACGTGTCTAAACTTTTTCCAATTGTAACACTGCAGCGGCGTCTGTGCATAGGATCTCACCGCATACCACCGCCTGTCGTTTCCAGGGAGCGAATGAATCATAACAGAACAGGGAAGTAAGttggcagagccaagcacgagctagcgagagcCTATCGGCGCGTTCTAgcatgtacagtggcttgcgaaagtattcacccccctcttggcatttttcctattttgttgccttacaacctggaattaaaatgtaaatgttttttttgtgggggggggggggggggggggttgttgtatCATTTGTTTTACAcatcatgcctaccactttgaagatgcaaaatattttttgagaATCAAACCAGATcagaacttgagtgtgcataactattcacccccccaaagtaaatactttgtagagccaccttttgcagcaattgcagctgcaagtctcttggggtatgtctctaagcttggtacatctagccactgggattttgacccattcttcaaggcaaaactgcacCGGCCATTTCCAGTAAGATGGATTCCGCTTGTGTACAGCAGTCTTTAAGTCatcctatatctatcctaccatgcctttctaaggtcttcgaaagccaagttaacaaacagattaccgaccatttcgaatcccactgtaccttctccgctgtgccatctggtttcagagctggtcatgggtgcacctcagccacgctcaaggtcctaaacgaaaacataaccgccatcaatgagagacattactgtgcagccgtgttcatcgacctggccaaggctttcgactctgtcaatcgccatattcttatcggcagactcgacagccttggtttctcaaatgattgcctcgcctgtttcactaactacttctcagagttcagtgtgtcaatggAGGGCCtattgtctggacctctggcagtctctatggggtagcACAGGGTTCacttctcgggccgactctcttctctgtatacatcaatgatgtcgctcttgctgctggtgattctctgatccacctctacgcagacgacaccattctgtatacttctggcccttctttggacactgtgttaactaacctccagatgagcttcaatgccatacaactctccttccgtggcctccaactgctcttaaatgcaggtaaaactaaatgcatgctcttcaaccgatcgccgcccgcccgtccagcatcactactctggacggttttgacttagaatatgtggacaactacaaatacctaggtgtctggttactgaactctccttccagactcgcattaaacatctccaatccaaaattaaatctagaatcggcttcctatttcacaacaaagcatccttcactcatgctgccaaacataccctcgtaaaactgaccatcctactgatcctcgactttggcgatgtcatttacaaaatagtttCCAaccctctactcagcaaattggatgcagtctatcacagtgccatccgttttgttaccaaagcccaatatactacccaccactgcgacctgtactctCTTGTTGGCTGTCCCTCGCATcgtactcgtcgccaaacccactggctccaggtcatctacaagtctttgctaggtaaagccccgccttctcagctcactggtcaccatagcagcacgcgctccagcaggtatatctcactggtcacccccaaagccaattcctcctttggccgcctttccttccagttctctgctgccaatgactggaacgaactgcaaaaatcactgaggcTGGAGacacatctccctcactagctttaagcaccagctgtcagagcagctcatagatcactgcacctgtacatagcccatctataaatagcccaaacaactacctcatactgtatttatcttgctcctttgcaccccagtatctctacttgcacattcatcttctgcatatctaccattccagtgtttaattgctatattataattattttaccaccatggcctatttattgccttacctcccttatctttcctcatttgcacacactgtatatagacattttctactgtattattgactgtatgtttattccatgtgtaactctgttgtataTGTtgaattgctttgctttatcttggccaggtcgcagttgtaaatgagtacttgttctcaaatagcctacctggttaaataaaggtaaaataaaaaataccagattctcaattggattgaggtctgggctttgactaggccattccaataaatttaaatgtttcccctttaaaccacttgagtgttgcattagcagtatgcttagggtcattgtcctgctggaaagtgaCCCGCAGTCCCattctctggaagactgaaacaggtttccctcaaggatTTCCCTCTATTTAGCACCATCCACCATTCCTTCacttctgaccagtttcccagtccctgctgaggAAAAACatcctacagcatgatgctgccaccacgcatcactgtggggatgttgttctcggggtaatgagaggtgttgggtttgcgccagacatagcgttttccttaatggccaaaaagctcaattttattctcatctgaccagagtcccttcttccatatgtttgggcagtctcccacgtgccttttggcaaacaccaaatgtgtttgcttatttttctttaagcaatggctttttttctggccactcttctgtaaatcccagctttgtggagtgtacagctaaacgtggtcctatggacagatactccaattgccgctgtggagctttgcagctccttcagggttatctttggtctctttgttgcctctgattaataacctccttgcctggtctgagttttggtgggcggccctctcttggcaggtttgttgtggtgacatattctttccattttttaataatggatttaatggtgccccGGGGGTGTTCAaagttttagatttttttataaCCAAACCCTGTTCTgtgcttctccacaactttgtccctgacctgtttggtgccgcttgcttgagagctccttggtcttggtGGTGCccattgcttagtggtgttgcagaatctggagcctttcagaactgagatcatgtgacagatagtttgacacttagattgcacacaggtgggctTTATTTAaccaattatgtgacttctgaaggtaattggttgcaccagatcttatttaggggcttcaaagCAAacttttcagtttttaatttttgtaaacatttttatttctttaacttcaccaatttggactattttgtgtatgtccattacatgaaatccaaataaacatccatttaaattgcaggttgtaatgcaacaaaataggaaaaacgccaagggggatgaatacttttgcaaggcactctaTTTGCATATTTCttttagggaacgcctactctgtgtgTAGTGCAATTACTAATTTCGCActtgcactcctaaacaacgcaattttttacaactttggcaaagggtaaagtctacaaaactttgaTCACTCTGTTAGTAACAGATTCTAGTTTGGGAAACATAACTGTATTGAGAGaaaatgtttcatcgatgagagAATTTgtagaatgtcggccaaaatccatctcgctgCATTTTCTTCCACTGCAAGCCACTGGGCTTTCTCTCACCGCCTACTTGTGAAATATTGGTCTCATTGTTCTGTGACTATGCTCTCTCCATACTGCAGCATCCCTGATTACAGTTCCTAGTCACCTGTGTGACAGTGACCCATGACCCAACATATAGTTCCCTCGAGTACAAATGAAGTGGAATATACAAAGACGGGCAAAGTATATAGACAACACAACAACCACACAAATAGTTCAAAATGGGTCCTACAGTCGAGTTATAGCGTGGCCCTCAGTTTCAATTGTTGCCGCAGCTAGCTACATGCTCTCATATGTAGTTATGGATCGATGGACCTGATGTCTCTGTGGGTATGTAATACAATGCATAATGCGCCATTCTAAACATTTAATTTGATTATAGGGGGGCTACAGCGATATTTGTGGCCAGTGTGGAGAGGTGGACTGGGGGGTGTCGGATGAGGGTCGGTTCTACTGCAGGTCCTGTCATAATGTCATCGAGGTAAGCGCTCGCCTTTCACTCCTATTCAAGATGGCTTCATGTTGAAGTAGTCATGGGCTACGTCCCatatggcaccgtattccctatttggtgcactacttttggaccgtagccctatgggccctggtcaaggcAGTGTACTagttaatagggtgccatttgggaggcacacGTGGACaaccatttatttttatttatttttatctgcAAATTCTCTACACAGAGAACAAAAGAAGTTGTGGATACAAACACTCTTATGATTGGTACCAGCAGAGTGTCCTCCATCTCCAAGGGAACCAGAAGGAAAAAACTAGGTTGGTCTCCACTCTCCTGTGTCATTGATTCCTACAAGCAaatcattttgatttgttttttgttgttgtttgttctgTATGTGCCTGACTTTTTTGTGACTGTGTTTCAGAGCAAGGGCGAGCGTGGATGGTGTGTGAGGGCTTTCAGTTCATCCTAAAGCACCAGGCTGAGGCTCTCCTGGCCATGGGAGTCTGCCCACAGTTCAAGGTCGGTCAGAGGGAGCACAGGAGagcggtttcccggacacagattacgCCTAGTAGTCCTGGACTGCTAGGACTACTAGCATGCTCTATAGATGCTCTATAGAGAATCTCTATTGAAATGTTTCATCTGTCTCCGAGAAACCGGAAAGTAAAGCCAAATACTGCTATTTTACGTCAATGTAGACACTCGACAAGTTCTGTAGGTGTCTTGTATGGTCCGTGTTTTGTAGGATGACGTGCTGTGTCAGTTTTGGAGAATGTACCTACAGAAGAGCCGACAGGCCTACACCAAGAATCCTGTGCATGATGGGAAATTTAGACTGGTCAGTATTCTCATCACTGCAAGCAAAATGGCACTTTCTGATGAAGTGGCACACTTTCCCTGTCTGTTGTCGCCCCCTTCTGGCGGACGGTCGACGAGACGTTCACTCAATGTGTGCTTTGAGATTGAATACGTTTAGTTGCCCGTTTGCAGCGCTCAGATGATAACAGTTCACCTATACACACCTCGCCCTCCTTTGGTTGCTGTGTCATTTATTTtgcgtgtctgtctctgtctccctttcttatttccactcttttttttttttcttgttgCCCTCCCTAGCGTTCTCAGGGCTCTGGGGAGTCAGACAGTGCTCCGGAGTCGTCCGTGATGAGTGACTCTATGATGTCTGTCTCTGAGACAGACGGGGATGGAGATTGGGCCAGTGGAGGAGGCTCTGTCTCAGGTACAGTAAACAACACAAGTATGCTGAACAGCCATGGTACCTATGCACACTAGCCACACGCAATCATTACATATGAGTGtacatgcatctgtgtgtgttttccaaTATTTGTGCGTGCTCCCCAGGTCACACCAGTGACGGAGGCTCCTCTGTGTGTTCCGGTTCTATTGACGCCGTCTCGTACCTGACCCCGCGCCAGAGGAGGAGCCAGGGGTTGATGAGCATGCCCAAGACCCTGGCACTGTGCCACCTGGCCCTGGTGTGGGCCAGAGAGGCCATCACACTGGCAGACCTGCTCAGGTCAGGGCCAAGGGGAGATGGCGGAAACATGGGTGGAAGAGAAGATTAACAAAGTTGTATTGAATTTAATATATACACATTTTACCATTTTTGATTTCATTAAGACAAACTGGGATTAAATGTAGgttaaagataaaaaaaaatttaaactAAGTAAATGTTCACGTTAAGTCTCAAGCTTTGCGTCCCTGTCCAttgagcgtctctctctctctgtgctgggcAGGTTTGTGAATGGGGGCCACATCCCCTATGTGAACGCCTACGAGGACTTCCCAGAGGAGATGAGGCTCTACGGCCGAGACTCACTCATCTTCAGAGTGGAGGTGAGAGCTCACATTTAGTTGTTGATTTATTGGGGGAAAAGAGGCGCCGAGTACAACCTAGGCGAGAACACGTTAAAGCAATTCCACTTTTGTCCAACGTGGTCCCTGACGGAATACAAACAAAATAAAAGAATTGTAATCGTTCTGCATCACACAGCATAGAACAAATAAACAATGCAAAAAATGAAAGATACAGGAAAATAAAAGTACAGTCAACCTATCGTGATTCTGTCATTTGTCCTCCTGGACTCTAAATGCATTATACATTAATAAATCTACATCGTTATCAGTTAAACTGTAACGTTACGATGGCCTCTGGGCCACACCTCTGCCTTTCCATTTCTGATGTAGCAGAGACATAAATGCCTTTCAGTCATTCAGCTACTCAACAAAAATGAGCTTTGACCTGTCCCTTTTTTGTTTTTAACACCCCTGGACTGAGACCGTTTTAAAAGGCATTCCACAACAACATCCCAGTGTAGAAGAATGAGTACATTGCCGTACTATTTCCTGTTGGCACACTGACTCTCGTGTTGTGGCCGTGTTGAGTATGAAACACAGCTGTGTGTAAGCCTAAGTAGTCATGAGCAGTACTACTAATGGTATTATATATGTGGTTAAGCTTCATCTAGGCAACAGATCCACTGCTTGGAATTTGTGTGGTTCCAACATgtgttctgggggggggggtgcattaaGCTGATGGCGACTGATGTGGTTGTGCAAAAGCACAATCTTGTTCTGTGGTCTTGTCTTCAGACCACTGTACCACGCTACTCTCATTGAAACATGTATGAAGACATCCGAATGTTGGCTCAGGTGCAACAGAAACTGCTGCTTGTCCCCACACGCCAATACACCTGTTGCCCCGCTCTGCATTTGCATATATTGTCTTGAAGTCTTCTCCTGATCCTCCAAAGGAATTCCTTGCATAGAAGACGAGATTAAATCTTCTCTGTGTGTTCCCTAGTCTATCCCCTCTTACAGCCACCTGCACAAGGAGGCCAAGACCCTGGCTGTGTTCCTGGAGCTACCCCTCTTCCCCCCCATCACCCTGGACTGCCTGCTGCACCCCTCCCTGCTCACTCTCCGCTACCTCACCGAAGTCAACCTGCCCGGTGGGTCTGCCAAGCCAACTACACACTCTTAACTCTTTCGTTGTCCGGTGGTTCATTTGTGTCAGTCACTTTAAAGAGGAGACACCAGTAGGTTTTTTTTTTGTAGTTGTTTATACCTGGGTTCCCCTTTTTAcattcaattatttatttatttattttactttacaAAGTGTAACTCCAGTCTCAACACAAGTTATTCCAATCAACCAGTACTTATTTTCTTTTTCAGATGAGCTGCATGACTGGGTGTGCAGGATCATGGAGAAGGCTGGTATGGAGTCGTTCGTTACCTTTGAACCCATGAGGTGCAGATCCCCTCTCCCACACTACGATGTCCAGGCTGCTGCCCTGATCATCATCGCCATGAAGCTGCTCTTCAAACTAGACGACCACACTGAGTGGTAGCTATGCCGTCTGTTAACTAGAGGGAGAGAAATGTATTTAAGGGCTTATTCTCACCAAATAGTCATAGGTACAATTTCAATTTACATGTACAAACACTTTACAATTCACATTAGCGACGGGAATGTTGACGAGACGACAAGGGGTCGGTTGACGTTCTTGCTTCCCAGCTCAAAAGTACCGTAAATGTCACAGTAACCACTAGCCAGGACTCAGAAGGTTAAGCATTGCAAACTattcaactagctagctactagttAACGTTGACCAAGCAACTCTTCACACATCTACCATATTACTCTTAATTACTGCAACAACCATATATTACactcttgaataatgcaacaattcACAAGCATGGGCAGACGGTTTATGTTTTTGTCTATACACAACACATTTTAGCTTCAAGACAAACGTACAGATGTTGACTTGCATATCTCAACATTTTTAGGTATTATCGACATAGAAAAAGGCCATTTCAAGTAAACTCAATAAACAAGTCTCAAATATAAGGAAAATGTCTAGCCTACACATTTCAGCTGTTTCAAAAACATTGCTTTGCTATTACCATTGATATACTGTAGGAATGTTGAGCTCAGTGAAACAATTCTGTTTACACTGCTGTGCTCGGAGGGCGGCAACTGTCGGGTGCGACCTCCAGAGGAAGCACCCGAGACGTGAGAATTTCACAAGTTCACACAACAGTATTGTCTCTTGAGAACCTCCTAGAAAATGTACCTTTGCTATTGTCAATGTCAACATTAATTGACAGTACATAATACAGGTTTTTAAAACTACATTGTGGACCACTCGGGTAGTGTTGAGACACTACGTAATCATAGTAGGCACTACATAGTCTGTTAGCCATGTCAACATTTTACCACAGTCTAGAAACCACAATGTTCTTTAGGAAGCTCAATGTAGACTGGAACATCAGGTCTGCATGCCCCTGGTCATGTAAACAGTTGCACAGAAATGTCATAAATGGTTTAGATCACTATGCCTATGCAAGATGTTGCACTTTTGGTGATTTGTTTTACTACTGCTCATATCTAAAGCAGTTctcctgttttgtgtttttagGGATTTATCCAGTGACGCAAGTGACCAAAACAAGGAAAACCCAGGTAAACCTCACTCACTTTGGTGCGATAAGTTAATAACCAGCCCTTCCTGATGGCTGATGTGGAATGTTTTATTTTGCGTCATTGAGAAGACATCGATGTGAATAATCTCTCAGGAGTCTTGTGTGAAGTTGGCCCAGGGCTATAAGGAGATGCATAGTACATACAGAGGAATAAATGAAGCAGTTATTTACATGTTTAGACAGTTATTTACATATGTGTCTGAAGGGGTTTGAGCTAATGGAATGcctttaaaaggcagtaaatgccGTTTCTTCGATTCTTATGTTCTGTTTAACATTTCACATGATCTTATCTTTTTCAGCACGGATAATCATAGTTTGTATTGTCCTACACATTGTGATTAAACGTTTTTTGGTAAAGAGCGGCCATTGAGGTGTGGTCTTGTCTTTGGAACGGGGGAATGTTGCATGTACTGTTTGTCTGCATTCCTTTGATTTCTGACTGCCTCTTTTTTCATTCACTTCCATTTGACAGCTGATAAGTGAGAGTGGGTTTGTGAGAGTAGATTACATGGCTGGGCTGAAATATTTAGTTTCCCCTTGCTATTTTCTGTTGTAATTAAAAGGCAGATGGAAAATTCGGACTTCTCTTAAGTAGTAGAGCCGATCTTTAAGAGACAAATGAAGACCGTGAGTTCCTAGTGGTAGCCTATTTTTTTGCGACTAGTTAGGAAATGGCCCCTTATTTTGGGTAGTCTCCTCGGTTGGACATTCCAAAAGCCAAGTGTCCTAAATTCTGTCTGGCACTCATCCCTCTCTTTATGTGCGACAGATGGGAACAGCTTTAACCTGAGGAGGTGGTACAAGGCAATGCAGACTGCCCTGACCACAGCTGCACGGAGACAGCAGGAAAACATAGCCAGGTGAGACACCTCACTTAACTGGCGCTCTCTTTAAAGTTGGCTGTGCAGATACTGTGGTCTAGTGGTAACACATCCGGCTCAATCACATATACTGCTCCCCACCGGAAACTGGGGTTCAATTCCTGTGTCCACCCTTGTTACTGTGGCTCCCCCTTCATCTATCTCCTCCATTTCACAAATGTCAGTATAAAGAATAATAGAATACATTTATTTCCACAGAAAGTATTGGAAGCCCCAGAAACCTCTATACACCTCGAAGAAAGACAAGTCAGTCATTCTCAAAAGGAGACGTAGGTGTCACTCATATCAGTCTGTTCAGATAAAGAGGAAAAACGGAGCTGGCTCATGTCCACTATTTAGTGTATGGCAAATGGCCTGTAAAAAGAGCTGGCACAAACATGCTGTCACTCATTGgcctatacagtaccagtcaaagtttggacacgcatactcattcaagggtttttcttttttttatatagttttctacattgtggaataatagtgaagacatcaaaataacacatggaatcgtgtagtaaccaaaaaagtgttagacaaatcaaaatagatttgagattcttcaaagtagccaccctttgccttgatgacagctttgtacactcttggcattctctcaaccagcttcatgaggtagtcacctggaatgcatttcaattaacaggtgtgccttgttaatttgtggaatttctttcctttttaatgcgtttgaggcaatcagttgtgttgtgacacggtAGAGGTGGAaaacagaagatggccctatttggtaaaagaccaagtccatattacggcaagaacagctcaaataagcagagcgaaaagacagtccgtcattactttaagacatgaaggtcagtacatctggaacatttcaaaaacgttttcatattttttttgatgtgcagtcgcaaaaaccatcaagcactatgataaaactggctctcatgaggactgccacaggaaaggaagacccagagttacctctgctgcagaggataagttcatttgagttaccagcctcagaaattgcagcccaaataaatgcttcacagagctcaTGTAACAGatgcatctcaacatcaactgttcagaggagactgtgtgaatcaagccttcatggcgaattgctgcaaagaaaccactactaaaggacaccaataagaagaagagacttgtttgggccaagaaacacaagcaatggacattagaccggtagaaatctgagtccaaatttgagatttttggttccaaccgccgtgtctttgtgagacagagtttaacaggacaatgacccagcacacctccaagctgtgtaagggctatttgaccaagaaggagagtgatggaatgctgcatcagatgacctggcctcaacaatcacctgacctcaacccaattgatggtttgggataagttgtaccgcagagtgaaggaaaaggagCCAACAAGttttcagcatatgtgggaactccatgtattccaggtgaagctggttgagagaatgccaagagtttgcaaagctgtcatcaatgcaaagggtggctactttgaagaatctcaaatatattttgatactattttttgcttactacatgatttcatgtgttatttcatagttttgacatcttcactattattctacaatgtagataatagtaaagataaataaaataaaaacttgaatgaggaggtgtgtccaaacttgactggtactctGTGTCATTCTGCTATTGCtaatctctccctttccctctccctttctctctcactactcCCCTTTCCCTCACCAACTAACCACACCCTTTTCCATCACCATTTCCTGCACCCTCACTTTTCCCCCTCCTTCTCCAGGTATTGCAGAGCAGCTCCAGTTGAGTTTCCAGAAACTGTCTGGTTCCCCTGTGGCCCCAccatcctcccctccctccagctTCTGTTTCCgctggggtgaggaggaggagggggaggaggtctgGGACGGGCCCAGCCTGCACCACCAGACCCTGGACAGCAGTGTCCGGCAGAGCGGGGCAAGCCTCCAGCCCTCCAACCCAGAATACTGGCACCCAGCCCTGAGGGCCTGCAAGCCCAGGTAAGGCCCAGTACCCGGTTGCAGTAGCATACCACCCTGGATCCCGCTGCTGGCTTGCCACTGAAGCTAAGccgggttggtcctggtcagtccctggatgggagaccagatgctgctgggaagtggtgttggagggccaataggaggcactctttcctctggtcaaaaGGATTCCAATGcccaagggcagtgattggtaacATTGCCCTTTGCAGGGTgttgtctttcggatgggatgttaaacggttGTCCTgcctctgtggtcactaaagagcaGGAGTGTTTACCCTGGTGTCCTGgcaaattcccaatctggcccttatACCATCCTGGCCACCTAATcctcagcttccaattggctcattcatccccctcctctcccatgtaACTATTCCtgaggttgttgctgtaaatgagaatgtgttctcag
This portion of the Salvelinus fontinalis isolate EN_2023a chromosome 27, ASM2944872v1, whole genome shotgun sequence genome encodes:
- the taf1b gene encoding TATA box-binding protein-associated factor RNA polymerase I subunit B, whose protein sequence is MDEEQTGGYSDICGQCGEVDWGVSDEGRFYCRSCHNVIERTKEVVDTNTLMIGTSRVSSISKGTRRKKLEQGRAWMVCEGFQFILKHQAEALLAMGVCPQFKDDVLCQFWRMYLQKSRQAYTKNPVHDGKFRLRSQGSGESDSAPESSVMSDSMMSVSETDGDGDWASGGGSVSGHTSDGGSSVCSGSIDAVSYLTPRQRRSQGLMSMPKTLALCHLALVWAREAITLADLLRFVNGGHIPYVNAYEDFPEEMRLYGRDSLIFRVESIPSYSHLHKEAKTLAVFLELPLFPPITLDCLLHPSLLTLRYLTEVNLPDELHDWVCRIMEKAGMESFVTFEPMRCRSPLPHYDVQAAALIIIAMKLLFKLDDHTEWDLSSDASDQNKENPDGNSFNLRRWYKAMQTALTTAARRQQENIARKYWKPQKPLYTSKKDKSVILKRRRIAEQLQLSFQKLSGSPVAPPSSPPSSFCFRWGEEEEGEEVWDGPSLHHQTLDSSVRQSGASLQPSNPEYWHPALRACKPRFCKSHYAEVEATLPRMYVWLLDLFSFLLGVKPGCVYEEVLKVERRFLGSSKSQPRARATPRETQPKKQPKRKQTRKTCSR